In Ipomoea triloba cultivar NCNSP0323 chromosome 7, ASM357664v1, a single genomic region encodes these proteins:
- the LOC116024154 gene encoding uncharacterized protein LOC116024154 — MIDVPILSDDNHQEWKDVVLLHLGLIEMDFAIQNKEPPPITDDSTEDEKKFHAQWTRSNRLCVYFIKTRIPRSIRGSVDHFDKVESLFKAIDDQYATSNKALASTLIMKFVGLRLSSVKGTRKHIMQVRDIAAQLKKLGIILPDSFVVHFALNTLPQHYSSFKISYNTHQDNWTINELITMCAQEEESLSEEVGEIAMLATAKPKGKFGKAMGFTAATKGKLTPNADIKKIQKCFFCKKKGHMKKDCITFKKWMSKKGYDKTEAAEGT; from the exons atgattgacgtTCCTATTCTAAGTGATGATAATCACCAAGAGTGGAAAGACGTTGTTCTCCTACACTTAGGGTTGATAGAGATGGATTTCGCTATTCAAAATAAAGAGCCTCCTCCTATCACTGATGATAGCACTGAGGATGAAAAGAAATTTCACGCACAATGGACTAGGTCCAATCGGTTGTGTGTGTATTTCATTAAGACACGAATTCCAAGAAGTATTCGTGGCTCAGTTGACCATTTTGATAAAGTCGAATCCTTGTTCAAAGCTATTGATGACCAATATGCTACATCAAATAAAGCTTTGGCAAGTActctaatcatgaagtttgttgGTCTTCGTCTTTCCTCTGTCAAAGGCACGCGCAAGCACATCATGCAAGTCAGGGATATTGCAGCGCAACTGAAGAAGTTGGGAATAATTTTACCAGATTCCTTTGTTGTGCACTTTGCACTTAACACCCTCCCTCAACATTATAGCTCCTTTAAGATTTCTTACAACACACATCAAGATAATTGGACTATCAATGAATTGATAACCATGTGTGCACAAGAGGAAGAAAGTCTTAGTGAAGAGGTTGGCGAGATTGCTATGTTGGCCACAGCAAAGCCTAAAGGAAAATTTGGGAAAGCTATGGGATTCACTGCAGCAACAAAGGGGAAACTGACCCCAAATGCTGACATAAAGAAGATACAAAAGTgtttcttttgtaaaaagaagggacacatgaagaaagaTTGTATCACGTTTAAGAAGTGGATGTCCAAGAAAG GATATGACAAGACTGAGGCAGCCGAAGGGACCTAA
- the LOC116024155 gene encoding protein-tyrosine sulfotransferase-like has product MADKALNDFQVKLLTLLYLLWAVWGLLGVQPSGWSAILHFVLKWSSSIWAEKALSAQFFGELGCSSIHGHSNGCFFPVSTASEALVEDDFEQCEHTVKKWASSSLESEVSEDKHLLRDLLFLLHVPRTGGRTYFHCFLKKLYANSLECPRSYDKLRFDPRKPNCRLLATHDDYSLMSKLPNDRTSVVTIIRNPIDRVFSAYEFSIEVAARFLVHPNLTSATRMSGRIRSKSKGVSTLDIWPWKYLVPWMREDLFARVCFFFKTPLNI; this is encoded by the exons ATGGCAGACAAGGCTTTAAATGATTTTCAAGTCAAATTGTTGACTTTGCTTT ATTTGCTTTGGGCCGTTTGGGGCTTGCTTGGAGTTCAACCCAGTGGATGGTCTGCCATTTTACACTTTGTGTTAAAATGGTCATCCTCCATTTGGGCCGAGAAAGCCCTATCTG CCCAGTTTTTTGGAGAACTTGGGTGCTCATCTATACATGGACATTCAAATGGTTGTTTCTTCCCAGTTTCTACAGCATCAGAGGCATTGGTAGAAGATGATTTTGAGCAGTGTGAGCACACAGTCAAAAAGTGGGCATCTTCTTCCCTTGAATCAGAAGTCAGCGAAGACAAACATCTGTTGAGGGACTTGCTATTTTTACTTCATGTACCTAGGACAGGTGGAAGGACTTATTTTCACTG TTTCCTGAAAAAGCTTTATGCTAACTCTTTGGAGTGCCCACGCTCCTATGATAAGTTAAGGTTTGATCCCAG AAAGCCAAACTGTCGTTTATTGGCTACTCATGATGACTACAGCTTGATGTCGAAACTTCCTAATGATAGAACTTCTGTGGTGACAATTATTAGGAATCCAATTGACCGTGTTTTTAGTGCTTATGAATTTTCAATTGAAGTAGCTGCTAGGTTTTTGGTGCACCCTAACTTAACATCTGCCACCCGAATGTCTGGAAGGATCCGTTCAAAGTCAAAGGGAGTAAGCACTCTAGATATCTGGCCATGGAAGTATTTGGTTCCATGGATGAGAGAAGATTTATTTGCTCGAGTATGTTTCTTTTTTAAGACACCTCTCAATATTTAA